One window of Verrucomicrobiia bacterium genomic DNA carries:
- a CDS encoding excinuclease ABC subunit A: MVVVTGVSGSGKSTLAFDLVFAEGQRRFLDCMSAYARQFVEQMARPDVDAITGLPPTVSIEQRTSRGGGKSTVATVTEIHHFLRLLFARLGTPFCPECELAVEGQTRDQVRDRLGEELGKRGELLLLAPVVRNRKGYHSEVAEWAARHGYAEVRADGTMYRTDRPFRLDRFREHDVEVVVGVLEKPRKGGAKRGEGPTPTQLVDEALEVGKGTVLALDNRGKVTVHSTERACPGCGRSFQALDPKQFSYNSAQGWCPKCRGFGELFPLPEADRGARADAIEESWWNWGEGQRETCPDCHGARLNPVSRAVRLQAGAGRGRTGATLGPTLVTLGAQSVSEANEWVSGLRFEGRAAEIARDIVPELRSRLAVLEEIGLGYLQLHRSVTTLSGGEAQRIRLAAQLGSNLSGVLYVLDEPTIGLHARDNLRLLSALEQLKGRGNSLLVVEHDEDTLRRADWVIDLGPGAGTHGGELVAEGTLAELMEHETSVTGRCLRERRRYPTRGERRRVSRIGSSGGDWLTLHDAGAHNLKGLTVTIPLGRLVVVTGVSGSGKSTLVRECLLPALTAALRRPGKGTRGGSGESGAGEGGASRVSGHETLKAVYEVDQSPIGRTPRSTPATYVGFFDEIRALFAQVPEARMRGYTAGRFSFNAAAGRCPQCDGAGEIKLEMNFLPPAYLRCEACRGTRFSPETLDVEYGGKSIAAVLGMSVDEALEFFEAVPRVRRPLEALRDTGLGYLKLGQTSPTLSGGEAQRVKLVTHLLAGLKEPGEERHGRRVARNLFVLEEPTIGLHGADVRRLVEVLQRLVDHGHTVLVIEHHLELIAEADWVIDLGPEAGEAGGRLVVAGTPEKVAGTARSHTGRFLRPLLQGKESGSDL; encoded by the coding sequence ATGGTGGTGGTGACGGGAGTGAGCGGGTCCGGGAAGAGCACGCTGGCATTCGACCTGGTGTTTGCGGAGGGGCAGCGCCGTTTTCTGGACTGCATGAGCGCGTATGCGCGGCAGTTCGTGGAGCAGATGGCGCGGCCGGATGTGGACGCGATCACCGGGCTGCCGCCGACGGTGAGCATCGAGCAGCGGACCTCGCGCGGGGGGGGCAAGAGCACGGTGGCGACGGTCACGGAGATCCACCATTTCCTGCGGTTGCTGTTCGCACGGCTGGGGACGCCGTTTTGTCCCGAGTGCGAGCTGGCGGTCGAGGGGCAGACGCGGGACCAGGTGCGGGACCGGTTGGGGGAGGAATTGGGGAAGCGCGGGGAATTGCTGCTGCTGGCGCCGGTGGTGAGGAACCGGAAGGGATATCACAGCGAGGTGGCCGAATGGGCGGCGCGGCACGGGTACGCGGAGGTGCGGGCGGACGGAACGATGTACCGGACGGACCGGCCGTTCCGGCTGGACCGATTTCGGGAGCACGATGTCGAGGTGGTCGTTGGCGTGCTGGAGAAGCCTCGGAAGGGAGGGGCGAAGCGCGGGGAAGGTCCGACGCCGACCCAGTTGGTGGACGAGGCGCTGGAGGTGGGGAAGGGAACGGTGCTGGCTTTGGACAACCGGGGGAAGGTCACGGTGCATTCCACGGAGCGGGCATGTCCGGGGTGCGGCCGGTCGTTTCAGGCGCTCGACCCGAAGCAGTTCTCCTACAACTCCGCGCAGGGCTGGTGTCCGAAGTGCCGGGGGTTTGGGGAATTGTTTCCGCTGCCCGAGGCGGATCGCGGGGCGCGGGCGGATGCCATCGAGGAGTCGTGGTGGAACTGGGGCGAAGGACAGCGGGAGACTTGTCCGGACTGCCACGGGGCGCGGTTGAATCCGGTGTCGCGGGCGGTGCGGTTGCAGGCGGGGGCGGGACGGGGCCGGACCGGGGCGACGTTGGGACCGACGTTGGTGACCCTGGGGGCGCAGTCGGTGTCGGAGGCCAACGAGTGGGTGAGCGGGTTGCGGTTCGAGGGGCGTGCGGCGGAGATTGCGCGGGACATTGTGCCGGAGTTGCGGTCGCGGCTGGCGGTGCTGGAGGAGATCGGGCTGGGGTATCTCCAGTTGCACCGGAGCGTGACGACGTTGTCCGGGGGGGAGGCGCAGCGGATTCGACTGGCGGCGCAGTTGGGGTCGAACCTGAGCGGGGTGTTGTACGTGCTCGACGAGCCGACCATCGGGTTGCATGCGCGGGACAACCTGCGGTTGCTGTCGGCCCTGGAGCAGTTGAAGGGGCGGGGAAACTCGCTGCTGGTGGTGGAACACGACGAGGACACGTTGCGGCGGGCGGACTGGGTGATCGACCTGGGGCCCGGGGCGGGGACGCACGGAGGAGAGTTGGTGGCGGAGGGGACGCTGGCGGAGTTGATGGAGCACGAGACGTCGGTTACGGGGCGCTGCCTGCGGGAACGGCGGCGGTACCCGACGCGGGGAGAGCGCCGGAGGGTGAGCCGGATTGGGAGTTCCGGAGGGGATTGGCTGACGCTGCACGACGCCGGGGCGCACAATCTGAAGGGGTTGACCGTCACGATCCCGCTGGGGCGGTTGGTGGTGGTGACCGGGGTGAGCGGATCGGGCAAGAGCACGCTGGTGCGGGAATGCCTGTTGCCGGCGTTGACGGCGGCGTTGCGGCGGCCGGGGAAGGGGACGCGGGGTGGCAGCGGGGAGTCCGGGGCGGGGGAAGGGGGGGCGTCGCGAGTGAGCGGGCACGAGACGTTGAAGGCGGTGTATGAGGTGGATCAGTCGCCGATCGGTCGGACGCCGCGGTCCACGCCGGCGACGTACGTGGGGTTCTTCGATGAGATCCGGGCGTTGTTCGCCCAGGTGCCCGAGGCGCGGATGCGGGGGTACACGGCGGGGCGCTTTTCGTTCAATGCGGCGGCCGGGCGATGTCCGCAGTGCGACGGGGCCGGGGAGATCAAGCTGGAGATGAACTTCCTGCCGCCGGCCTACCTGCGGTGCGAGGCGTGCCGGGGGACGCGGTTCAGTCCGGAGACGCTGGATGTCGAGTACGGGGGGAAGAGCATCGCGGCGGTGCTCGGAATGTCGGTGGACGAGGCGCTGGAGTTTTTCGAGGCGGTGCCGCGGGTGCGGCGTCCGCTGGAGGCGTTACGGGACACGGGCCTGGGATATTTGAAGCTGGGGCAGACGAGTCCGACCCTGAGCGGCGGCGAGGCGCAGCGGGTGAAGCTGGTGACGCACCTGCTGGCCGGGCTGAAGGAGCCCGGGGAGGAACGGCACGGGCGCCGGGTGGCGCGAAACCTGTTCGTCCTTGAGGAACCGACCATCGGGCTGCATGGGGCGGATGTGCGGCGGCTGGTGGAAGTGTTGCAGCGGTTGGTGGACCACGGGCACACGGTGCTGGTGATCGAGCATCACCTCGAGTTGATCGCCGAGGCGGACTGGGTGATCGATCTGGGTCCTGAAGCGGGCGAGGCAGGAGGGCGGTTGGTGGTGGCGGGGACGCCGGAGAAGGTGGCGGGGACGGCACGGTCGCACACCGGCCGGTTCCTGCGTCCGCTGCTCCAGGGCAAGGAGTCGGGGTCAGATCTGTGA
- a CDS encoding glycosyltransferase family 4 protein, whose amino-acid sequence MGRAAHVLWISCVGEKGGAEVYLLNFLRHLDRRRYRASVVLLRPGPLAGELREAGATVYEFRRHRMRNMAGVLRAVAGIRRLIREEKVDLVHANGFRAHAYGGLAARWAGVPAVWSVHAPEADRSLITRVLTRIPVAGVVANCPRTADWYAARGFEVSMVWPPVDMEHLRHRTGREVLAQRYGVPSGGRWVAMASRLQRYKGHSYLLRAVADLVLRSGDVQAVIPGGALFGMETDYLEALRGEARSLGIAGRVHFPGFVPDADLYGFMAGAEVMTHPALDEDFGLAVAEAQGLERPVVAFASVGPGAILEDRVTGRLVPVGDQAAFTGAMEEVLGMSEGERARMGRAGRERVERLFGASGGTRRLERVYEAYLGGRALRWDEWRQPVVEGEVEG is encoded by the coding sequence TTGGGGCGTGCGGCACATGTCCTGTGGATTTCCTGTGTCGGGGAAAAGGGCGGGGCGGAGGTGTACCTGCTGAACTTCCTTCGGCATTTGGACCGGCGTCGGTACCGGGCTTCGGTGGTGCTGTTGCGGCCGGGTCCGCTGGCGGGGGAACTCCGGGAGGCGGGCGCGACGGTGTATGAGTTCCGGCGGCATCGGATGCGGAACATGGCCGGGGTGCTGCGGGCAGTGGCGGGGATTCGCAGGCTGATTCGGGAAGAGAAGGTGGACCTGGTGCATGCGAACGGGTTTCGGGCGCATGCGTACGGGGGCCTGGCGGCGCGGTGGGCCGGGGTGCCGGCGGTATGGTCGGTGCATGCGCCGGAGGCCGACCGGTCGCTGATCACCCGGGTGCTCACCCGGATTCCCGTGGCCGGTGTGGTGGCGAACTGTCCGCGGACGGCGGATTGGTACGCGGCGCGCGGATTCGAGGTGAGTATGGTTTGGCCGCCGGTGGACATGGAGCACTTGCGGCACCGGACCGGGCGGGAGGTGTTGGCACAACGGTATGGGGTACCGTCGGGGGGGAGGTGGGTCGCGATGGCATCACGATTGCAGCGGTACAAGGGCCATTCCTACCTGCTGCGGGCGGTGGCGGACCTGGTGTTGCGGAGTGGCGATGTGCAGGCAGTGATTCCGGGCGGGGCATTGTTCGGGATGGAGACGGATTATTTGGAGGCGTTACGGGGGGAGGCGCGGAGTCTTGGGATCGCGGGGCGCGTTCATTTTCCGGGGTTTGTGCCGGACGCGGACTTATACGGATTCATGGCGGGTGCGGAGGTGATGACGCATCCGGCGCTGGACGAGGACTTCGGGTTGGCGGTGGCCGAGGCGCAGGGATTGGAACGGCCGGTGGTGGCATTCGCGTCGGTGGGGCCGGGGGCGATCCTGGAGGATCGGGTCACCGGCCGGCTGGTGCCGGTGGGGGATCAGGCGGCCTTCACGGGTGCGATGGAGGAGGTGCTGGGGATGTCGGAGGGCGAGCGTGCGAGGATGGGTCGGGCGGGGAGGGAGCGGGTGGAGAGGTTGTTTGGAGCGTCGGGAGGGACGCGGAGGCTGGAGCGGGTGTACGAGGCGTATTTGGGGGGACGGGCATTGCGGTGGGACGAGTGGCGCCAGCCGGTGGTCGAAGGGGAGGTGGAGGGTTGA
- a CDS encoding PQQ-dependent sugar dehydrogenase, which translates to MTGIRGEAAEQTLQPVARGFVSPVAVTSLDAERLLVADQIGVVHVIEAGGRVRAEPFLDLRPRLTRLNRGFDERGVIGLALHPGFRENGKVYVHYSAPLQASRATNWNHTGHVSEFRVTPDGARVDPDSERVLLRIDQPYFNHNGGPLKFGPDGLLYISSGDGGNAHDLGFDRSPAGNGQDLTTLLGKILRIDVDRSEGGRPYGIPSDNPFLGVTAARPEIYAWGLRNPWGMSFDRGGTRELIAADVGQGRYEEVNLIRRGANYGWNQREGRHAFDPTQPGKVDLEERVQPADRDALVDPIIEYKNLNAFPNDPEGRGISVTGGYIYRGSALQHLQGRYVFGDWSRQWAVADGRLFVATRPTEAGRTEWTMEPLPVASHPGGSLGGYLVAFGEDAHGELYVMTTQRAGLVDQTGVVWKLVPSGGAR; encoded by the coding sequence ATGACTGGCATCCGCGGGGAGGCGGCGGAGCAGACCCTGCAACCGGTGGCGCGGGGGTTTGTGTCGCCGGTGGCGGTGACGTCGCTGGATGCCGAGCGCCTGCTGGTGGCGGACCAGATCGGGGTGGTGCATGTGATCGAGGCGGGGGGGCGGGTCCGGGCGGAGCCGTTTCTTGACTTGCGGCCGCGTCTGACGCGATTGAACCGGGGATTCGATGAGCGGGGTGTGATCGGGTTGGCGCTGCATCCGGGGTTCCGGGAGAACGGGAAGGTGTATGTGCATTACAGCGCGCCGCTGCAGGCGTCGCGTGCGACCAACTGGAATCACACCGGCCATGTGAGCGAGTTCCGGGTGACGCCGGATGGGGCGCGGGTGGATCCGGATAGCGAGCGGGTGCTGCTGCGAATCGATCAGCCGTACTTCAACCACAACGGAGGGCCGCTCAAGTTTGGTCCGGACGGGTTGCTGTACATTTCCAGCGGCGACGGCGGGAACGCCCACGATCTCGGGTTTGACCGGTCGCCTGCGGGGAACGGGCAGGATCTGACGACGTTGCTGGGGAAGATCCTGCGGATCGATGTGGACCGGTCCGAGGGCGGGCGCCCGTACGGGATTCCCTCCGACAATCCGTTTCTCGGGGTGACGGCGGCGCGACCGGAGATTTACGCGTGGGGGCTGCGGAATCCCTGGGGGATGTCTTTCGACCGGGGCGGCACGCGGGAGTTGATCGCGGCGGATGTGGGTCAGGGGCGGTACGAGGAGGTGAACCTGATCCGGCGGGGTGCGAACTACGGTTGGAACCAGAGGGAAGGGCGTCATGCCTTCGACCCGACGCAGCCTGGCAAGGTGGACCTCGAGGAACGGGTGCAGCCGGCGGACCGTGACGCGTTGGTGGATCCGATCATCGAGTACAAGAACCTGAATGCCTTTCCCAACGATCCCGAGGGCAGGGGCATCAGCGTGACTGGAGGGTATATCTACCGCGGGTCCGCGCTGCAGCACTTGCAGGGGCGCTATGTGTTTGGGGACTGGAGCCGGCAATGGGCGGTGGCGGACGGGCGCCTTTTTGTGGCCACGCGGCCGACGGAGGCGGGCCGGACAGAATGGACGATGGAGCCGTTGCCCGTGGCGTCGCATCCGGGGGGAAGTCTGGGCGGATACCTGGTGGCCTTCGGAGAGGATGCACACGGTGAGTTGTATGTGATGACGACCCAGCGGGCGGGTTTGGTGGATCAGACGGGGGTGGTGTGGAAGCTGGTGCCTTCCGGGGGGGCGAGATAG
- a CDS encoding type II secretion system protein, translating to MHPPDPRRRTPAFTLIKLLVVIAIIAILASMLMPALGKAKAKALGIKCVGNLKQLGLAHFMYVNDAEKTLPYRIDADLWQAGLIEHYARVDEVKFCPVAPYNPRKARGSATSAWVWGSQLKPGTRIPRWSGSYALNGWMYGGDWPDAQGLFPSVRNAFRAESDITRPSLTPVFMDSMWIDAWPQERDRPAANLLEGDSAANAGLSRLTIARHGAGPSGVPAQLPRGAKLPGAINLAFADGSATLVQLEKLWEYSWHKAWTNPPARPQ from the coding sequence ATGCATCCCCCTGATCCCCGCCGGCGAACGCCAGCCTTTACCCTCATCAAACTCCTGGTGGTCATTGCCATCATCGCCATCCTCGCCAGCATGCTCATGCCCGCCCTCGGCAAAGCCAAAGCCAAGGCCCTCGGCATCAAGTGCGTCGGCAACCTCAAGCAACTTGGCCTCGCCCACTTCATGTACGTCAACGATGCCGAAAAGACCCTCCCCTACCGCATCGATGCCGACCTCTGGCAGGCCGGGCTCATCGAACACTACGCGCGCGTCGATGAGGTGAAATTCTGCCCGGTCGCCCCTTACAACCCCCGCAAGGCCCGCGGCTCCGCCACCTCCGCCTGGGTCTGGGGCTCCCAACTCAAACCCGGTACCCGCATCCCCCGCTGGTCCGGCAGCTACGCCCTCAATGGCTGGATGTACGGAGGCGACTGGCCCGACGCCCAGGGCCTCTTCCCCAGCGTCCGCAATGCCTTCAGAGCCGAAAGCGACATCACCCGCCCCTCCCTCACCCCCGTCTTCATGGACTCCATGTGGATCGACGCCTGGCCCCAGGAACGCGACCGGCCCGCCGCCAACCTCCTCGAAGGCGATTCCGCCGCCAATGCCGGCCTGTCCCGCCTCACCATCGCCCGCCACGGAGCCGGCCCGTCCGGCGTCCCGGCCCAATTGCCCCGCGGCGCCAAACTCCCGGGCGCCATCAACCTCGCCTTCGCCGATGGCTCCGCCACCCTCGTCCAGCTCGAAAAACTCTGGGAGTATTCCTGGCACAAGGCCTGGACCAACCCGCCCGCCCGCCCTCAGTAG